A single window of Vigna radiata var. radiata cultivar VC1973A chromosome 4, Vradiata_ver6, whole genome shotgun sequence DNA harbors:
- the LOC106758487 gene encoding F-box/kelch-repeat protein At3g06240 isoform X2: MEKQSLPVELTREILLRLPVRSVLRFKLLIKSKDFHFQTIDIDARLFKQSIAVHFLCLPPPPLRPSDDFSYKYGLLGSCRGLVLLYYQGDLILWNPTIGVHKRFPNFECDIADEFLHAFVYDTSTTNYCLILIVMDESQSDERRAEILIFSFKTALCVPVKSFSFPFKCMGDKFSAGVLFSGAVHWLVFTQDEDLPVIIAFDMIHNRLSEIPLFDHFTSQRYRLYSFGVMGECLSVCCSVRGRTNAEIWMMKEYKVQSSWTQCVVVPFYNFLNDHFCPICTTKNGEIFGSNSGGRLEKRNHKGELLEFLNFGGGGELFCFNLQSAVYRESLLSPNNEDEQQ, encoded by the exons ATGGAAAAGCAGAGTCTCCCTGTGGAGTTGACAAGAGAAATTCTTCTGAGATTGCCAGTGAGATCTGTGTTGCGTTTTAA ACTTCTTATCAAATCAaaggattttcattttcaaaccaTTGATATAGACGCACGCCTTTTCAAACAATCCATTGCGGTGCATTTTCTTTGCCTCCCTCCACCACCCCTACGCCCCAGTGATGATTTTAGTTACAAATATGGGCTTTTGGGTTCATGCAGAGGACTGGTACTTTTGTACTACCAGGGAGATCTCATTCTTTGGAACCCAACAATAGGTGTTCATAAACGATTCCCAAACTTTGAATGTGACATAGCCGATGAATTTCTCCATGCTTTTGTGTATGATACATCAACAACTAACTACTGTTTGATTCTTATTGTAATGGACGAGTCTCAAAGTGATGAGCGCAGAGCTGAAATCctgattttctcttttaaaactGCTTTGTGTGTTCCAGTTAAgagcttttcttttccattcaagTGTATGGGAGACAAATTCAGCGCTGGGGTATTGTTCAGTGGGGCTGTTCATTGGTTGGTTTTCACACAGGATGAAGATCTTCCTGTGATTATTGCCTTTGATATGATACACAACAGGTTATCAGAAATTCCCCTCTTTGACCATTTCACTTCACAAAGATACAGACTTTATAGTTTTGGGGTAATGGGAGAATGTCTCTCTGTGTGTTGCTCTGTCAGAGGCCGTACGAATGCAGAAATATGGATGATGAAAGAATATAAAGTGCAGTCATCTTGGACTCAGTGTGTGGTCGTACCCTTTTATAACTTTCTCAACGACCATTTTTGCCCCATTTGCACCACTAAGAATGGTGAAATTTTTGGATCAAACAGTGGAGGAAGATTAGAGAAACGTAATCATAAAGGAGAGCTGCTTGAGTTTCTCAATTTTGGCGGAGGTGGAGAGTTGTTCTGTTTCAATCTACAGTCTGCTGTGTATAGAGAGAGTCTACTGTCTCCAAATAATGAAGATGAGCAGCAGTAA
- the LOC106758709 gene encoding pentatricopeptide repeat-containing protein At3g46790, chloroplastic translates to MWVLQIPQIIRHTPSQSHLCCTSRVYSRLPVTFASLNPSTNPINDIKSNNNQLIQSLCKGGNLKQAIHLLCFEPNPTQQTFEHLIYSCAQQNSLSDGLDIHRHLTNRGFDQDPFLATKLINMYYELGSIDRARKVFDETLERTIYVWNALFRALAMVGRGEELLHLYAQMNCTGVPSDRFTYTYVLKACVVSELSVCPLRKGKEIHAHILRHGYEANIHVMTTLLDVYAKFGSVSYANSVFCAMPTKNFVSWSAMIACFAKNDMPMKALELFQLMMLEACDSVPNSVTMVSVLQACGGLAALEQGKLIHGYILRRGLDSILPVLSALITMYGRCGEISMGQRVFDSMKNRDVVSWNSLISIYGMHGFGKKAIQIFENMIHQGISPSYITFITVLGACSHAGLVEEGKILFESMLSKYRIHPGMEHYACVVDLLGRANRLDEAIKLIEDMRFEPGPTVWGSLLGSCRIHCNVELAERASTMLFELEPKNAGNYVLLADIYAEAKMWGEAKSVMKLLEARGLQKLPGCSWIEVKRKVYSFVSVDEHNPQIEEVQALVVKLSTEMKEQGYVPQTNVVLYDLDEEEKERIVLGHSEKLAVAFGLINTAKGETIRIRKNLRLCEDCHAVTKFISKFANREILVRDVNRFHHFRDGVCSCGDYW, encoded by the coding sequence ATGTGGGTGCTTCAGATTCCCCAAATTATCAGACATACTCCATCTCAAAGCCACCTATGTTGCACTTCCCGTGTGTATTCAAGACTGCCTGTCACTTTTGCTTCATTGAACCCTTCAACAAACCCCATCAATGACATAAAGAGCAACAACAACCAATTGATACAGTCATTGTGCAAAGGAGGGAACCTTAAGCAGGCTATTCATCTCCTCTGCTTTGAGCCTAATCCAACTCAGCAAACTTTTGAGCATTTAATCTATTCATGTGCCCAGCAGAACTCGCTCTCCGATGGCCTTGACATTCATCGCCATCTTACCAACAGGGGTTTTGACCAAGACCCCTTTTTAGCTACTAAACTTATCAATATGTACTACGAGCTCGGGTCTATTGATCGTGCTCGCAAGGTATTTGATGAAACGCTGGAAAGAACCATATATGTATGGAATGCACTCTTCCGAGCACTGGCAATGGTGGGTCGTGGTGAGGAGCTGCTACATTTGTATGCCCAGATGAATTGCACTGGGGTCCCATCGGATAGGTTCACGTATACGTATGTGCTCAAGGCTTGCGTTGTTTCAGAGCTGTCAGTCTGCCCTCTCCGGAAGGGCAAGGAGATTCATGCCCATATTCTACGACATGGATATGAAGCAAATATTCATGTCATGACAACTCTGTTAGATGTGTATGCTAAGTTTGGCAGTGTGTCTTATGCAAATTCCGTGTTTTGTGCAATGCCTACCAAGAACTTTGTCTCATGGAGCGCTATGATTGCATGTTTTGCGAAGAATGATATGCCTATGAAAGCACTGGAACTGTTTCAGTTAATGATGCTTGAGGCATGTGATTCAGTTCCAAATTCAGTTACAATGGTTAGTGTACTTCAAGCTTGTGGAGGCCTCGCTGCTTTAGAACAAGGGAAGTTGATTCATGGTTATATCCTTAGACGGGGTCTTGATTCTATACTGCCAGTTCTCAGTGCGCTTATTACAATGTATGGAAGATGTGGTGAGATTTCGATGGGACAGAGGGTGTTTGATAGCATGAAGAATCGTGATGTTGTTTCTTGGAATTCTTTGATTTCTATTTACGGCATGCATGGTTTCGGAAAGAAAGCAAtccaaatttttgaaaacatgATCCACCAAGGAATTTCACCGAGTTATATAACATTCATTACTGTTCTGGGTGCTTGCAGTCATGCGGGCCTTGTTGAGGAAGGAAAGATTTTATTTGAATCCATGCTTAGTAAGTACAGGATCCATCCTGGTATGGAGCATTATGCTTGTGTGGTGGATCTTCTTGGACGAGCTAACAGGTTAGATGAAGCAATCAAACTAATAGAAGATATGCGTTTTGAACCCGGGCCCACAGTTTGGGGTTCACTTCTTGGGTCTTGTAGGATCCACTGTAATGTTGAACTCGCGGAGAGAGCAAGTACTATGCTTTTTGAGTTGGAGCCTAAAAATGCTGGAAATTATGTGCTTTTAGCAGATATTTATGCAGAAGCTAAGATGTGGGGTGAAGCAAAGAGTGTGATGAAGCTACTGGAAGCTCGAGGCCTTCAAAAGCTTCCAGGTTGCAGCTGGATTGAAGTGAAGAGGAAGGTATACTCGTTTGTCTCCGTTGACGAGCATAACCCACAAATTGAAGAGGTTCAGGCATTGGTAGTTAAGTTGTCAACTGAGATGAAGGAGCAGGGTTACGTTCCACAGACAAATGTTGTTCTCTATGATCTTGacgaagaagagaaggaaagaattGTTCTGGGACATAGCGAGAAGCTTGCAGTTGCCTTTGGACTCATTAATACTGCAAAAGGTGAAACCATAAGGATCAGAAAAAACTTGAGATTGTGTGAAGACTGTCATGCtgtaacaaaatttatttcaaaatttgctaACAGAGAGATTCTTGTAAGAGACGTGAATCGATTCCATCATTTTAGGGATGGAGTTTGTTCCTGTGGTGACTATTGGTAG
- the LOC106758487 gene encoding F-box/kelch-repeat protein At3g23880 isoform X1, which produces MEKQSLPVELTREILLRLPVRSVLRFKCVCKSWYSLISAPQFGISHHDLAASPSHRLLIKSKDFHFQTIDIDARLFKQSIAVHFLCLPPPPLRPSDDFSYKYGLLGSCRGLVLLYYQGDLILWNPTIGVHKRFPNFECDIADEFLHAFVYDTSTTNYCLILIVMDESQSDERRAEILIFSFKTALCVPVKSFSFPFKCMGDKFSAGVLFSGAVHWLVFTQDEDLPVIIAFDMIHNRLSEIPLFDHFTSQRYRLYSFGVMGECLSVCCSVRGRTNAEIWMMKEYKVQSSWTQCVVVPFYNFLNDHFCPICTTKNGEIFGSNSGGRLEKRNHKGELLEFLNFGGGGELFCFNLQSAVYRESLLSPNNEDEQQ; this is translated from the coding sequence ATGGAAAAGCAGAGTCTCCCTGTGGAGTTGACAAGAGAAATTCTTCTGAGATTGCCAGTGAGATCTGTGTTGCGTTTTAAGTGCGTGTGCAAATCATGGTATTCTCTCATTTCCGCTCCTCAATTTGGCATTTCTCATCATGACTTAGCTGCTTCACCCTCTCACAGACTTCTTATCAAATCAaaggattttcattttcaaaccaTTGATATAGACGCACGCCTTTTCAAACAATCCATTGCGGTGCATTTTCTTTGCCTCCCTCCACCACCCCTACGCCCCAGTGATGATTTTAGTTACAAATATGGGCTTTTGGGTTCATGCAGAGGACTGGTACTTTTGTACTACCAGGGAGATCTCATTCTTTGGAACCCAACAATAGGTGTTCATAAACGATTCCCAAACTTTGAATGTGACATAGCCGATGAATTTCTCCATGCTTTTGTGTATGATACATCAACAACTAACTACTGTTTGATTCTTATTGTAATGGACGAGTCTCAAAGTGATGAGCGCAGAGCTGAAATCctgattttctcttttaaaactGCTTTGTGTGTTCCAGTTAAgagcttttcttttccattcaagTGTATGGGAGACAAATTCAGCGCTGGGGTATTGTTCAGTGGGGCTGTTCATTGGTTGGTTTTCACACAGGATGAAGATCTTCCTGTGATTATTGCCTTTGATATGATACACAACAGGTTATCAGAAATTCCCCTCTTTGACCATTTCACTTCACAAAGATACAGACTTTATAGTTTTGGGGTAATGGGAGAATGTCTCTCTGTGTGTTGCTCTGTCAGAGGCCGTACGAATGCAGAAATATGGATGATGAAAGAATATAAAGTGCAGTCATCTTGGACTCAGTGTGTGGTCGTACCCTTTTATAACTTTCTCAACGACCATTTTTGCCCCATTTGCACCACTAAGAATGGTGAAATTTTTGGATCAAACAGTGGAGGAAGATTAGAGAAACGTAATCATAAAGGAGAGCTGCTTGAGTTTCTCAATTTTGGCGGAGGTGGAGAGTTGTTCTGTTTCAATCTACAGTCTGCTGTGTATAGAGAGAGTCTACTGTCTCCAAATAATGAAGATGAGCAGCAGTAA